The following is a genomic window from Adhaeribacter radiodurans.
CTGAAAGAAATTTCAGCTTTTTTTATTTCTACACCAATTTAATCTTGTTTGTAGCTTGCTTTTTTAGTATCATCAGCAATAAAAATCATAAACAGCTAAAGTAAATGAAGAGCATACTTCAACAATTAATGGCTGCTAATCAGGCCAACGAGAATGGACAAAAAATGGCTGCGCAAGCCGAAATGAGTAATCCGCTCACAACCCCCGCCCGACGAAATTTTTTAAAAAGGACTGCGTTGGGTGGTATTTCTTTAGCTGGTTTCCTGAATTTTTCGCTGGAAGATACCCTGGCCCAAAGTACCGCCAAAGTAAACCGGGCTTCGAACCCTTCGGAATTAAAAATAACGGATATGCGCTACGCTACGGTTTCGAATGGAACCTCGTTCACCAACGCGCGCAACGTTATCATCCGGATAGATACCAACCAGGGTATTTATGGTTTAGGCGAAGTACGGGATGGGGGAGATGCCCGCTACGCGCTGTTTCTGAAAAGCCGGCTTCTGGGTCAAAATCCTTGCAACGTTGAAATGCTCTTTAAAACAATTAAGCAATTTGGTAATCATGGCCGTTTGGGCGGCGGCGTTAGCGGCGTAGAAATGGCGCTCTGGGATTTAGCGGGTAAAGCGTACGGCGTTCCGGTTTGGCAACTGTTGGGCGGGCGTTATCGCGATCAGGTGCGGCTTTATTCGTACGTGCCCGGGCACTCGGTTACGAACATGGACGTGGCCAAATTTAAAGCCGATATTAAACACCGCATGGAAGAGCAAGGGTTTACCTGGTTAAAAATGCACCCCGGTATACAAGTGTACAGTAGTATTCTGGGAACTACGGTAAATACCAAGTTTGTACCTGGCTTCGGCACCGATGATCTGAGTTTTGGTTCCTACCAAAGTACGCGCCATCCGTTTACCGCCATTCAGGTAACCGACAAAGGACTAGACTTGCTGGCCAAATACGTGGATACTATTCGGTCTATTGTGGGTTACGAGGTTCCATTATCCGCCGATCACATGGGGCATTTCGACGTGAATAACTGTATTCGGGTAGCGCGGGCCCTTGAACCTTTCCGGATGGCCTCCCTGGAGGATTTTGTGCCTTGGGATAGCACCGACCAGTTAAAAACCATTACCGATGCCATCACCACGCCCACCATGACTGGCGAGGATATTTACTTAAAAGAAACCTTCCAGAAGCTCTGCGATGTGCGCGCCGTAGATATTGTGCAACCCGATATGGGAAGTTCCGGCGGTATTCTGGAAACTAAAAAGATTGGCGATTACGCCGAAGAAAAAGGTGTAGCCATGGGCCTGCATTTTGCCGGTACCCCCGTTTGCTTTATGGCTAATGTACACAGCGCCGCTGCTACCCAAAACGTATTAGCCCTGGAAGTACCAAACCAGATAGTCGATAATCCGTGGTGGCCCACTTTAGTAAAAATGGTAGGCAAACAACCATTGTACACCAAAGGCTTCGCGCACGTACCTTTAGATGCACCTGGTTTAGGCGTAGAATTAAACGACGAAGTGATGAAGCAACATCTGCATAAAGAAGACACTACCTATTTCCGGCCAACACCCGAGTGGAACGAAAAACGCTCCCACGACCGGATTTTTAGTTAAGTTTAAACTTTGACTAACAGTAACAAGAAAGCCGGAAAATGTTCCGGCTTTCTTGTTGAATTCCATTATAGTAGTGAATCAAAAATTTTAAAATTCCCCGAAGTTATTTCCGTAATTTTATGCTTGGGCATTGTAGCCTAACCGTTGCCGTACCCGCGCGAGTACCTGCGAGCCAATGACCCGGGCTTTGGCTGCACCTTCGGCTAGCTTCTGATCTACTTCGGGTAGGTTGTTCATGTAATAGTTAAATAACTCCCGTTCCCGCTTAAATTTAGTAATAATTAACTCGTATAAAGCTTGTTTCGCGTGCCCGTAACCGTAATTACCAGCCAAATAATTAGCACGCATTTTTTCCGTTTCTTCCGACGAGGCTAACAAAGCATACAAAGTAAAAGTCGTATCGTTTTCCGGATCTTTAGGTTCTGCTAAGGTTTTACTATCGGATATGATCGACATGATAGTTTTCCGTAAAGCCTTATCCTCTACAAAAATATCGATAATGTTACCGTACGATTTACTCATTTTAGTACCATCTGTACCCGGAATAGTCATTACTGTTTCGTCTATTTTGGCTTGTGGTACTACAAAGGTTTGACCATACGTATTATTAAAGGCATTGGCAATGTCGCGAGCTATTTCCAAATGTTGCATTTGGTCTTTCCCTACCGGTATAAATTCAGCCTCATACAAAAGAATATCAGCAGTCATAAGAACCGGGTAGGTAAATACACCTGCATTTACATCAGATAGGCGGTTTAATTTATCTTTAAAGGAATGAGCATTGGCCAGCATGGGATACGGTGCCAGGCAGCTCAGGTACCAGGTAAGTTCGGTAACTTCAGGTAAATCCGATTGCCGGTAAAATATATTGCGATTAGTATCAAACCCAAAAGCTAACCACGCGGCAGCTACCGCATACGTGTTCTGACGCAATAGCTGGGCATCGCGCACCGAAGTGAGCGAGTGCATATCCGCAATAAAATAAAGTGAATCGTTGGCAGAGTTTTTAGAAAGCTCAATAGCCGGAATGATGGCGCCTAACAGGTTGCCTAAATGCGGCCGTCCGGAGCTTTGAATGCCAGTTAAAATACGCGACATACTATAATTAAATTTTTGGCAAGTTAGTTATGAAAGTTGCAGGTTGCAAGTTACAGGTGGAAAGGTTAGAAAGTTGGCATATTCAGAAACTACAAATAGTACTTCATCAAAAGCACCAAATTTCATAAATATTAGAAGATATACTACGCTAATAATCGCAAGAACTTGATAAATCTTATTTTTTGATTTTCAACCTAAAACCTACAACTCGCTTTTGTCTAGTACGGCTTCGTGTTGAATTTCTTCGGAAAGGTGATTCCCAAGGTAGCGGTCAATAGCAAAATGAGCCAGGTATAAAAGAGGCGTAAGAACTACAGCTACCACAAATTTATACATATAATTAATGGTAGCTACTGCCAAAACTTGTTTTAAAGGCCAATTCCCAAACAAATAAAAAGCCACGAACAATACCACCAGCGAATCGATTAGCTGCGACACTAACGTGGAACCTGTGGCTCGTAACCAGATTTTGCGGCTACCGGTAACCCTGCGTAACCAATGAAAAACCGAAGCATCTAAGAATTGCGAAATTAAAAATGCCGTTACTGATCCGATAATAATGCCCGAGCTCTGGCGAAAAATACTGTTGAAAGCAAAATTAATATTAAATGGATGGCCAGCGGCATCTTTGTTATTTACATCTAACCAGAACTGCGCTGGGGGCAAGGCACCAATAACGGTAATTACTAAAAAC
Proteins encoded in this region:
- a CDS encoding mandelate racemase/muconate lactonizing enzyme family protein, producing the protein MKSILQQLMAANQANENGQKMAAQAEMSNPLTTPARRNFLKRTALGGISLAGFLNFSLEDTLAQSTAKVNRASNPSELKITDMRYATVSNGTSFTNARNVIIRIDTNQGIYGLGEVRDGGDARYALFLKSRLLGQNPCNVEMLFKTIKQFGNHGRLGGGVSGVEMALWDLAGKAYGVPVWQLLGGRYRDQVRLYSYVPGHSVTNMDVAKFKADIKHRMEEQGFTWLKMHPGIQVYSSILGTTVNTKFVPGFGTDDLSFGSYQSTRHPFTAIQVTDKGLDLLAKYVDTIRSIVGYEVPLSADHMGHFDVNNCIRVARALEPFRMASLEDFVPWDSTDQLKTITDAITTPTMTGEDIYLKETFQKLCDVRAVDIVQPDMGSSGGILETKKIGDYAEEKGVAMGLHFAGTPVCFMANVHSAAATQNVLALEVPNQIVDNPWWPTLVKMVGKQPLYTKGFAHVPLDAPGLGVELNDEVMKQHLHKEDTTYFRPTPEWNEKRSHDRIFS
- the trpS gene encoding tryptophan--tRNA ligase, with translation MSRILTGIQSSGRPHLGNLLGAIIPAIELSKNSANDSLYFIADMHSLTSVRDAQLLRQNTYAVAAAWLAFGFDTNRNIFYRQSDLPEVTELTWYLSCLAPYPMLANAHSFKDKLNRLSDVNAGVFTYPVLMTADILLYEAEFIPVGKDQMQHLEIARDIANAFNNTYGQTFVVPQAKIDETVMTIPGTDGTKMSKSYGNIIDIFVEDKALRKTIMSIISDSKTLAEPKDPENDTTFTLYALLASSEETEKMRANYLAGNYGYGHAKQALYELIITKFKRERELFNYYMNNLPEVDQKLAEGAAKARVIGSQVLARVRQRLGYNAQA
- a CDS encoding queuosine precursor transporter, with amino-acid sequence MAKLALSAHRKRNTLFLILCSIFLANALLAELIGVKIFSAEAIFGLPGAQIPVLPGFNLDFNLTAGVVIWPIVFISTDIINEYFGKEGVKKISVITVLLILYMFLVITVIGALPPAQFWLDVNNKDAAGHPFNINFAFNSIFRQSSGIIIGSVTAFLISQFLDASVFHWLRRVTGSRKIWLRATGSTLVSQLIDSLVVLFVAFYLFGNWPLKQVLAVATINYMYKFVVAVVLTPLLYLAHFAIDRYLGNHLSEEIQHEAVLDKSEL